One Bacteroidota bacterium genomic region harbors:
- a CDS encoding PorV/PorQ family protein, whose product MTRYMLALSLLGALLVNAPAQAGDRNRRGGAGAQELLIPFGARTYALGGAVTANMTGIEALFTNPAGLAYTGGTEAMFSRVQYVADIGLNYLGVAQTFGYNTLGLSVQALTFGDIPITTEDQPEGTGSTFNPTFITVGFSYARIFTDRIAGGVTIKLINESIDRVSASGVAADLGVQYVVGETGLRFGVALKNIGPAMRFDGDGFIRFVNLPEQRPDATTNGLKMNPASFELPSLMNVGVSYRRNIAGGAALIAMGNFRSNSFTEDEFQGGLEFSLRDLLYLRGAYAWQQTREDTWYNGLNFGAGLNLKLASTNLSVDYSYTGTRYAGLGAVQTISLRLKL is encoded by the coding sequence ATGACGCGATACATGCTCGCGCTCAGCCTTTTGGGGGCGCTCTTGGTGAACGCCCCCGCGCAGGCGGGCGATCGCAACCGCCGCGGCGGAGCAGGAGCTCAAGAGCTGCTCATCCCCTTCGGAGCCCGCACCTACGCTTTAGGCGGGGCTGTGACGGCGAACATGACCGGCATAGAGGCCCTTTTCACGAACCCAGCTGGATTGGCCTACACGGGCGGCACGGAGGCCATGTTCAGCCGCGTGCAGTACGTGGCCGATATCGGGCTAAACTACCTGGGGGTAGCCCAAACGTTCGGCTATAATACCCTGGGCCTAAGCGTGCAGGCTTTAACCTTCGGGGACATTCCCATTACGACCGAAGACCAGCCCGAAGGAACAGGCTCAACGTTCAACCCCACCTTTATTACGGTGGGCTTTTCGTACGCTAGGATCTTCACCGATCGCATCGCCGGGGGCGTGACGATCAAACTGATCAACGAGTCCATCGACCGTGTCTCGGCCTCCGGCGTGGCCGCCGACCTGGGCGTGCAGTATGTGGTTGGGGAGACAGGCCTGCGCTTCGGCGTGGCCCTTAAAAACATCGGTCCCGCCATGCGATTCGATGGGGATGGGTTTATCCGCTTTGTCAACCTGCCCGAACAACGGCCAGATGCTACGACGAACGGACTGAAAATGAACCCGGCCTCTTTTGAGCTGCCCAGCTTGATGAACGTGGGGGTCTCCTACCGGCGCAACATAGCCGGCGGGGCGGCTCTGATAGCCATGGGGAACTTCCGATCCAATTCCTTTACGGAAGATGAATTTCAGGGCGGTCTGGAGTTCAGTCTGCGCGATCTGCTTTATCTACGCGGGGCCTATGCCTGGCAACAGACGCGCGAAGACACTTGGTACAACGGGCTCAACTTCGGAGCCGGGCTAAACCTTAAGCTCGCCTCCACCAACCTGAGCGTGGACTATAGCTACACCGGCACCCGCTACGCCGGGCTGGGGGCCGTGCAGACGATCAGTTTGCGCTTGAAGCTGTAA